A genomic window from Streptomyces sp. MST-110588 includes:
- a CDS encoding alpha/beta hydrolase, which produces MQRFIEAAPGIRLWTEERGAADAPPLLLIMGAQASGLGWPDAFVDALAVHHRVIRYDHRDSGRSTWSFDRQPYRITDLAEDAVAVLDGLGIQQAHLVGLSLGGMLAQLVLCDHPDRVLSATLAGTSALSTAPYTTPDGKTVPAEELPGIAPEVLEMWARPVEDHGLEAELDRRVEHWRVLAGNQLPFDAAYYRDLERRVIEHTGHYTASTAHGSADSSGMLRTEALATTGVPTLAICAPAEPVFPPPHPQHLAQVIKGARVVEIPGMGHALPAEVLGPLAEAILAHTLKVPEAPAA; this is translated from the coding sequence ATGCAGCGATTCATCGAAGCCGCTCCCGGCATACGCCTGTGGACCGAGGAGCGCGGAGCCGCCGACGCTCCCCCGCTGCTGCTGATCATGGGCGCCCAGGCGTCCGGCCTCGGCTGGCCCGACGCGTTCGTCGACGCGCTCGCCGTCCACCACCGCGTCATCCGCTACGACCACCGCGACAGCGGCCGTTCCACCTGGTCCTTCGACCGGCAGCCCTACCGGATCACCGACCTGGCCGAGGACGCGGTGGCCGTCCTGGATGGGCTGGGCATCCAGCAGGCCCACCTCGTGGGGCTGTCACTGGGCGGGATGCTGGCCCAGTTGGTGCTGTGCGACCACCCGGACCGGGTGCTCAGCGCCACCCTGGCCGGCACGTCCGCCCTGAGCACCGCGCCGTACACCACGCCCGACGGGAAGACCGTGCCGGCCGAGGAGCTGCCGGGCATCGCCCCCGAGGTGCTGGAGATGTGGGCCCGGCCGGTGGAGGACCACGGACTGGAGGCCGAGCTGGACCGGCGGGTCGAGCACTGGCGGGTGCTTGCCGGGAATCAGCTCCCCTTCGACGCCGCGTACTACCGTGACCTCGAACGGCGCGTCATCGAACACACCGGCCACTACACCGCCTCCACCGCACACGGCAGCGCGGACAGCTCCGGAATGCTGCGTACGGAAGCGCTCGCCACCACCGGGGTGCCCACGCTCGCCATCTGCGCGCCCGCCGAGCCGGTGTTCCCCCCGCCCCACCCGCAGCACCTCGCACAGGTCATCAAGGGCGCGCGGGTCGTGGAGATCCCCGGCATGGGCCACGCGCTGCCCGCCGAGGTCCTCGGCCCGCTGGCCGAGGCGATCCTGGCCCACACCCTGAAGGTCCCTGAGGCGCCGGCGGCCTGA
- a CDS encoding TetR/AcrR family transcriptional regulator, with protein MPRAVRERQIYDAAVRTFARRGYRAASMDEIAEVAGASKPLVYLYLHSKEELFGAVIKREAAALVKAVRAAVEPGACADRQLWSGLKGFFAHTAEHPDAWSVLHQQARMQGEPFAREVAAMRTEIAEFVTDLIGAAAREAGCGAGLAEREVSGLAHALVGAAESLADWANVRAQEGGWAGPDQEGDGAEQEGDGTEQGVAGERDAAAEKERAARETAATLMNFAWAGLGRLMNGERWTPDK; from the coding sequence ATGCCGCGGGCCGTACGGGAGCGGCAGATTTACGACGCGGCGGTGCGGACGTTCGCGCGGCGCGGTTACCGGGCTGCTTCGATGGATGAGATCGCCGAGGTGGCGGGCGCCTCCAAGCCGCTGGTCTATCTCTACCTGCACTCCAAGGAGGAGCTGTTCGGCGCCGTCATCAAACGGGAGGCCGCGGCGCTGGTGAAGGCCGTACGGGCGGCGGTGGAGCCGGGGGCCTGTGCCGACCGGCAGTTGTGGAGCGGGCTGAAAGGATTCTTCGCGCACACGGCCGAGCATCCGGACGCGTGGTCCGTACTCCACCAGCAGGCGCGTATGCAGGGAGAGCCGTTCGCACGCGAAGTCGCCGCGATGCGTACGGAGATCGCCGAGTTCGTGACGGACCTGATCGGAGCCGCGGCCCGGGAGGCGGGCTGCGGCGCGGGGCTGGCCGAGCGGGAGGTGTCCGGGCTGGCCCATGCGCTGGTGGGGGCGGCCGAGTCGTTGGCGGACTGGGCCAACGTACGGGCCCAAGAGGGCGGTTGGGCCGGGCCGGACCAGGAAGGGGATGGTGCGGAGCAGGAAGGGGACGGTACGGAGCAGGGCGTGGCGGGGGAGCGGGATGCGGCGGCGGAGAAGGAGCGGGCCGCCCGGGAGACGGCGGCCACGCTGATGAACTTCGCCTGGGCCGGGCTCGGCCGGCTGATGAACGGCGAGCGGTGGACGCCTGACAAATGA
- a CDS encoding carboxymuconolactone decarboxylase family protein — protein sequence MEARSITAEVPMVPRMAEDPAELVPELAAVSQALFKVTGNGSVPRSTISLVQLRAGQIVGSTYLTVLHTGFLRKAGEPEERITSVASWQDSPYFTGAERAALALVEAVLQPRTHGERVCDELYAQAAEHYEPKALATLMFAIGQVNFFIAVALIAKPVPGRSFSDPWN from the coding sequence ATGGAAGCACGTTCGATCACGGCGGAGGTCCCGATGGTGCCGCGGATGGCCGAGGACCCCGCGGAGCTCGTCCCCGAGCTGGCAGCGGTGTCCCAGGCGCTGTTCAAGGTCACCGGCAACGGTTCGGTACCGCGTTCCACGATCAGTCTCGTCCAGTTGCGCGCGGGTCAGATCGTCGGCAGTACCTACCTGACCGTTCTGCACACGGGTTTTCTGCGCAAGGCCGGGGAGCCGGAGGAGCGGATCACGTCGGTGGCCTCCTGGCAGGACTCGCCGTACTTCACCGGTGCCGAGCGTGCCGCCCTGGCGCTCGTGGAGGCCGTGCTCCAGCCCCGCACACACGGCGAGAGGGTCTGCGACGAGCTGTACGCCCAGGCGGCCGAGCACTACGAGCCCAAGGCGCTCGCCACCCTGATGTTCGCGATCGGCCAGGTCAACTTCTTCATCGCCGTGGCACTGATCGCCAAGCCGGTGCCCGGCCGGTCGTTCAGCGATCCGTGGAACTGA